The region GCTAAAGTGTCATTTGTATCAGCCTGGGTTCACGTTAACAACTTTAGATATGGAGAACCGGACAGGCAGCAAACGGtgactaacattagcttaccaACATTAGCTTGGAGCCGATGGATGGACGTGAAACTTTACAGTATGAAATTGTAAACGTATCTACGTGTAACACACTCCTGTGTCATAATccataaaacacagttttatcCATATTCAGGCAGAAATACGTTTTCATTGACAGACCATACACGAAAAGTCAAAATTGCTAGTTAGCTGACAAGCTAAAAACACAGATTAGTAGGCGGTAGCTAACCAGGAAACGGAAACGAAAAGCAGCACTATAAAAGGTCTATTTTCAGTTTAGTTACTTTAAGAAAAATGCGAGCGTTATCATAAAATACAAGCAACAATTGCCCCCAATCGTGGGATTTTTGTGTTTataaaaatctgacatttatgGCGAAATACTCTTAAACAAAGGGTCTGCATTTGAGGCTTAAGGCCTGTCCCCGAAGGCCTCTGCAATAATCGATATGAATTTTTCGTTACAGTGTCACATTAGCAGGCTAAAGGACTTGGGATTGTCAACATTGCGTAACTCCTCGTAACCATTCAAGGCGCTGAGTCATTTAGTAAGATCACAAGTCATAAAATAAATGAGTCATTAATAAGAGGCCTATTAGCTTCGATAACCCAGCGGACTAAATTGGACGCCCAGCCGTTTGAAGACTGTGCAAAACGGTACACTCAAAAATCGAGACCGAGGCTGCAAACGACTTCACTTACCTTGAATTGGCATGGGCTGTGTGAGGTATTCGCTCCAGATAGACGGCCGAAATGTCTTAGAATCAGCTAGGCTATTTGTGCATCGATATTCGAGACAGGATAATAACAGTGATCTTCATCGAGCTCGGTATATCTTGAAATAAGGATGCATTTAAATATAAGCTATCCAGAGCAAATTACAAGCAGTAGGCAGGCTGCTGAGGATTTTTGTTGGATCCACAGCAGACTCCTCACAGCACCACTACAGGCACTGCGAGGACATGACAACAATcctctcaacaacaacaacctctcCTACCATATTGGAAATTCAACTTTGTTAAAAGCCCCTACAGTGTGGAAGTGTCAGGTTAATCTCTTTATAACagaaaatgcagtttgtgtGAATGACATTGccgtttacatttttttcaactttgaaaCAACAGGGTTAAAGTGTATTGACTGATGGGTCCTGCAAAATGTTACAGTGTAATTCAACCTGGACCCCGGCTACCGTCCTCCGTATGAATGAGTTACCAGCCCTGCTGCCACTGTTCACTGATGATGGACCACGTACAAGACAGATACAGGAGCTCGAGACCAGAAAAGTTGACTCGTGGCGCATCAAAACAGGCCAGTACCATCACTTGtacatatttatactttaaacatttttttaatgggcGCACAGACATAAATAGGTGGTTTACAAAGATGCATCAAGCTTACAGAAAACTGGTCCATAAAATCTCACACAAATAGCCACACTTAATAATATATTAAGTAATAATATATACtccttaaaagaaaatataatctTAACACTTTTAATGTTGATAATTTTACAAGAAGACAATATATTAGATTTAGCTTTGTAAATCTAATATATATAATAGGTTTAAGGATTTAAAACCTTTGGTCAAACCTACTAAAATGTTAATGTCCTAACAGGTGAAAACCTAAACTGTCAGGGACCGTGTGCATCTTTTGGAGAGTTGGTAAACCCTTACATACACGCTGCAAGtatacacattttacacattagTGATGTTTGTTAGTTCCATAATGTGTATAGATGATCAGGCATCTACTACAATAAAATAgtgcaaataaatacatttctaaaaaatgtgcaaaaagggCATTTGTGcgtataatcttttttttaagccaagaaTTGGATGGCTATCCATTGTGCTTTAGCATATGGCTGGCTCATCCACAGCTTGCGCTCCCTCTGTGACAGCTTTCACACACTTTGCCATAGTCTGGGAGGCTCTGCTTATTGGATCTGTGGGTAAAGATTGAGAGCAACTTTAAAATCTGCACAACCTAAATTACTGTgtagttaaaaaagaaatctttagtATAATGGGTGTAGTAAAAGGACTACTGTGGGTGTTTTCAATGCTATATTCAAATGCTAATTCCGTGAGGATATTGCATTTTAAACCCTGTGTTGTAAGTGAATGGTGCTACAGTAGATTGTGGTGATGCAAACAGCATTATTTTCAGTTACTTTGTGCTATGCCATGCAGGTGTGAAACACCAACATACATGTAACACAAATACTTAGTGTCTTacttaatttttgttttgcagttcAATTTGACTACCAGATTTGAAACTAAGAAGCATTTAGTCGATGTAAAATTCATAGAAGTAGCtctaaaaattaaataagtcATATTTGGCGGTAAAAATATAATGTGATAAAAATGTTATTGCAAGAAAAAATAACTATGTAAAGCAGGTTGCAAGagagaactcagattggacaaagTCTgcttgatttaccctgcagagatctagtCCTCATAGATCCACCAGAATTTAAAATGCCATTTCTCACTACAACATGACTATATTTACAATAACTAACTGATGCAACACTGCTGTGTTTCCTAGAgtgtttttgaatgaaaatcACATTAAGACCATGAGAAATAGCCTCAAATGTGACTTTCATTGCACAAAACcgggataagggattaagcctaGATATtccagttatcctggatgaatttagcctTGACTTGTTTGCAAAAAGCAGAGGCACCTAAGATACCATAGAGTTTTATTCTCTGCAGCTAGCCTGCTCCTGACTAGGCTAACAACCATGATTTATTAATCCTGTagccttttctgttcactcagcagTTACATGTTGCTGTTcagtaaaacacattattatttaaagttgtgACAATTTTTTTGAATAATTATTCATGTGACAGTCATAAAAACTGCTTGTTGTTATTGGTTTGGTGAAGTTAAGTTTGGTTGttatcagtaaatctgtgatcaatCTTGCGGTGAAAGCCGTGAACACGCACCTATCCGAATTTCTTAATCCCGGCTTGACCTAGTcgctcctcctcagcctggcttGGCCTTCGTGAAACGCACCAAGCCAGATTAGTCTAGGTCAAGCCTCGCTTTATCGGTTATCCTGGATTGTTaaattctacttttgtgcaataCCCCCAAGGTTAGTTGGGAGGAATACAAGAATGATAGTAACCCACCTGTCATATAGAAGTCCGTCACAGTAAGCTGTAGAGGGACTAAAGATCCACTAAGGACAGCCTGGTTCACTGTCTGAAAGAGAAAAGCCAGATATCACCATCATCATGAAGAACAGCTTGAAGCAAACGGAAAACTTAGATAAACCAACTGAATATTGCCTCCTCTGTAATCAACTAAACACACAATGGAGAAAGGTAACTGCTGACCTTTGACAGTTCATTAGCCTGCTTGAAGTAGTTTGCCTCCTCAATGTCATCATATCGCAGCAGATTTGGGGAAACCTCTGCCAGTCTATCACGTACTTCATCAAGGGTGTTATATGGCAGCGTCACTCCAGCAAGCTTAAAAATTGACCGAAAAATACACAGCATTTAgtcttattttcttattatttagTATAACACGATTATCTTTTATTGTAGTTGACCTCAGATATGGCTCTGATGATCTTCCAGTCCTCCCTAGCCATGCCTGGGGCAGTCACAGCCACTTTGGTCTGCTGGGCACGGCCCTCAGTGTTCACATAGGTGCTACATTTTTCAGTATAGGCAGCTCCAGGAAGTAAGATATCAGCCATTGGTGCACCAACATCGCCATGGTGACCTGGGCAGTTTTGGCACAGCACATTTAAATTAGGAAAGAAAAGGTTTGATGCTCCTTGACATACAGAAGATTCACCAAGCCTCTCTCAGATGCCATACataaattaatgtaaatgaaaaagcaTCTGCTGCTGTGCAGTAAAACAGCTGACCTTGATAAATTATGAAGCTATCCTTTGGGAGGTCTTGGCGAGTAATGCAGCCAGCATCAGCTCCTAGTAAGAAAAGAACTTTGGGTGGATTCTTTCTGAGAGCTTCCACTCCTGGTTTGTACCCAAGATCAAGTGCAGCCACTTGACTGGCAACCCTGAAAACAGCACACATATTACAGTTATCATCCCCCTCAAACACTTCTCTGTTACCGAAAGATTCCCTCTTTCCCTCTAATTTTCCAAGACAATGACCTGTGAAGCACATTGAGAACCTTCCAGGTTTCCTCTGTGCCACTTCTGATGCGAGCATTCTGAGCAATGGTTGACACAGCGGCCATTATTGCGGCCCCATGCTCACTCTGCAGGCAACTGCTTCCAACCACAACAACCGGATGCTTTGCTTTAGCCAAGACCTGCAAGAGTTAAAAGACGCAACATAAGGAAGAGACATTAGTCATGGTTCTTTTCAATTATCAAGCAAATTTGAAgcaaatattcaaaatgtcacaaaaaagaaCTGCAAATTATGGCGTTTCCATCAAATGGTTTGGTGTTGTCAAGGTTGGCAGTATAGGCAACGCATAGCCagtaaacagagaaaaacaagtaGAATTTGCAAACCGGAAACAGAAAAAGTCGCCCTGGCCATCTAACCCACAATCTAACctacaagagagaaaaatggaggTCTTCAGGAATTTGTTTCAATTAGGCAACTTGATTCAATTGGGCAACAATTGCTCTTTCATGTTAGCAAGGGTTGGCAAAGTATCATGCTGTCTGGAGAAAAAGACAACTGATTGTAATACACGCAGAAAGTGCCATTTGGCAACGATTATGGGAACATCCAGGAAGACGCAGACagcagaaacagctgatcagtcATGTGAGTCAGAACCTATTTAGTAAAGACGTTTCCATGTCTCATTTAGctaaacaattatttttcaacaaaGGCAAAAACCATCTCAAGCGAGcataaaatctttttaaaacatggcTATTCAAGTTGACTGATATGAACTGCATTGCTGTATTTACCTGGGAGAACGGGTGAGTTCCTGATGCAATTTCTTGAAGAACCTGGGCCGACTCTCCAAGATGGTCATATGTGTAACTTAGGTCCACTTCCTTTCCCAAAAGAGCCACTTGCAACTCATTGTGAAGCCAGCTGAATCAGAGATACCAAGATCTTATTAAAGTATGCATTTTTGTTAAACATACGAAACTCTGATTTACTAGTCTGGCATTGTTCAACAACCCGAGATTATTGTATTTACAGCCTATAACCTGCCTTTTTCTGATTCGTGCATTGAACAGAGGAGCCTCATAGCGTGGGTTTGTGCCAACCAGAAGCAGCAGGTCGGCTTCTTCAATGCCAGCAATCCCAGTGTTTAGAAGATAATTTGAACGCAAGTCGGATCTAAagaagaaaaggtaaaaatagCACTTAACATCAAGTCCAACTGGCTTTGTCCCATGTTCAGTTTCACTCTTTCTGTGGCCTTACCCAGCTCCAACAGTTGGGAACATCTCCTCAGTGCACAGGTTTTCACTATTCAAACGGTTTAGCAAATCTTTCAGGGAAATGAGAGCCTCTGCATCCACCAAGcctccaacaacagcagcaacatcatTTCCTTCAACTCCTTGCAACTgtcagataaaacagatgtaaTTTAGGACTGTTGAAAAAGTTGCCAATGATCATATTCTGTTACTGAATGCCATTTCATCATAAATTACATACAGCTCCAGCAACTCGAGGCAGCACATCTTCCCAGGTTGTGGGAACCAACTGCCCAGACTCGTTTTTCACCATTGGCTGAGTAAGCCTCTGCCTTTTGAGTCCATCATAAGCAAACCTGTCAGGATGGTTTCAGGATTGAGTATGTTTAAatgcacactaatattccactattagtgcaaatatgacaatattccgaATTTGATGCAGGTCATGTAAAAAGCATATTCCGATTGGATATTCCGGATAAGGCCTTTTTTCGAGAAAGACGTGGGATATTGCggtattatttgggttttagaggcattctttgtATTCTTTGTTTGACATGTACACTGCGCATTTGGAATATGCGTCTTAGTCTGGGTCTCTACCCCACTTTACGCCTGTTTAcggcttatggtcagctctgtgcgttgctatggttgctgtacgcaaaccaaccaaccaacagtTTAAAAGCTGCAGACCcaataagaaggagaaacacagctactgtcAAACATGACCAAATACTTGGATATCagcaggtttttggatatgcgCACACATTGCAACGccaaccttttcaagaagctggttgaaggaatgaaagaggtaCACTGTGTTCACACGGTCCAACAAGTCTGCCACCGCTGGGGAACTTTGAAAAAATCGTATTTTGCAAGGCTAACATTTCATGACAacaggaatattagtggaatattcactttcattagtcagaatattttatttttttcggAATAAGCGCAAAAAACGTAATttaatgtgcatgtaaacgttgTCAATGATGTGAACATCGTAAAATAATCTATGTCTGTGAAGGAAACtttgtgtgattaaaaaaaggaacctGGTTTTGTCTGAGATCCACTCCTCATTTACATCCTCGTTAAGACGAGGCAGGATTCTCATCACCTCACCCCCACGAGTGGTCACCACAATGCTACTACCCACAGCATCCAGAACATCAATGGATTCAGTCTTCCTTcagaaaaccaaacaacaatatatgattgtaaaaactaaactttgaGCCcaaaaagtgaattaaaatgTAGAGCGCAATCAAAAAACCTGGTCTCCCAAGGGCGAGCAGTGAATGCATATGGTTTAGAGGTCAGGGCCCCCACTGGGCATATATCAATAACATTCCCAGATAACTCCGACATGAACATCTTCTCCACATAGGTCCCAATCTGCAGATCATTGCCTCTGCCAGTGGTACCCAGGTCCTCTACACCTCCAATCTCACTGGCAAAGCTGTaggagcaaaaaaacaaaacaatgtcagaATCTAAATTTATACAGCAACTCTACTTACTCTACACATTGATGTGTGTGACTCACCGCACACAGCGAGTGCACTGGATGCAGCGAGTCATTATGGTTTTGATGAGAGGGccaatgtttttgtcctccACAgctcttttgctctctgtgaAGCGGCTCCTATCACTGCCAAACTGCATTGACTGGTCCTTCAGAGAGAATGATATTCACTTGTATTAGTCAAgcctatattaaataaataaaaggtttgtCATACACACACTTGAGTCTATAAACAACAGATCTACAATGGTGGTGAGTATCTTTACCTGTAGATCACATTCTCCCCCCTGATCACAAATTGGACAATCTAGTGGGTGGTTAGCCAGTAGGAACTCCATCACACCCTCTCTGTGTAAAGTCAAAGGAcgttttgtaaatgtttgagaGCTTTGTTTTTGACCCACAGACAGTTGGGTATGATTACAAACCAAATTTAATGTACATGTAATATTATAAGAGAACAGTAGATGATACAATGTCTTACTTGTGAGTTTGAT is a window of Etheostoma cragini isolate CJK2018 chromosome 11, CSU_Ecrag_1.0, whole genome shotgun sequence DNA encoding:
- the LOC117953435 gene encoding NADH-ubiquinone oxidoreductase 75 kDa subunit, mitochondrial-like isoform X2; this encodes MEFLLANHPLDCPICDQGGECDLQDQSMQFGSDRSRFTESKRAVEDKNIGPLIKTIMTRCIQCTRCVRFASEIGGVEDLGTTGRGNDLQIGTYVEKMFMSELSGNVIDICPVGALTSKPYAFTARPWETRKTESIDVLDAVGSSIVVTTRGGEVMRILPRLNEDVNEEWISDKTRFAYDGLKRQRLTQPMVKNESGQLVPTTWEDVLPRVAGALQGVEGNDVAAVVGGLVDAEALISLKDLLNRLNSENLCTEEMFPTVGAGSDLRSNYLLNTGIAGIEEADLLLLVGTNPRYEAPLFNARIRKSWLHNELQVALLGKEVDLSYTYDHLGESAQVLQEIASGTHPFSQVLAKAKHPVVVVGSSCLQSEHGAAIMAAVSTIAQNARIRSGTEETWKVLNVLHRVASQVAALDLGYKPGVEALRKNPPKVLFLLGADAGCITRQDLPKDSFIIYQGHHGDVGAPMADILLPGAAYTEKCSTYVNTEGRAQQTKVAVTAPGMAREDWKIIRAISELAGVTLPYNTLDEVRDRLAEVSPNLLRYDDIEEANYFKQANELSKTVNQAVLSGSLVPLQLTVTDFYMTDPISRASQTMAKCVKAVTEGAQAVDEPAIC
- the LOC117953435 gene encoding NADH-ubiquinone oxidoreductase 75 kDa subunit, mitochondrial-like isoform X1, with the protein product MLRLPVVSRSLFPAAITKGCAAATNNARTTATATASNLLEVFVDGNPIMVEPGTTVLQACEKVGMQIPRFCYHERLSVAGNCRMCLVEIEKVPKPVAACAMPVMKGWNILTNSDKTRKAREGVMEFLLANHPLDCPICDQGGECDLQDQSMQFGSDRSRFTESKRAVEDKNIGPLIKTIMTRCIQCTRCVRFASEIGGVEDLGTTGRGNDLQIGTYVEKMFMSELSGNVIDICPVGALTSKPYAFTARPWETRKTESIDVLDAVGSSIVVTTRGGEVMRILPRLNEDVNEEWISDKTRFAYDGLKRQRLTQPMVKNESGQLVPTTWEDVLPRVAGALQGVEGNDVAAVVGGLVDAEALISLKDLLNRLNSENLCTEEMFPTVGAGSDLRSNYLLNTGIAGIEEADLLLLVGTNPRYEAPLFNARIRKSWLHNELQVALLGKEVDLSYTYDHLGESAQVLQEIASGTHPFSQVLAKAKHPVVVVGSSCLQSEHGAAIMAAVSTIAQNARIRSGTEETWKVLNVLHRVASQVAALDLGYKPGVEALRKNPPKVLFLLGADAGCITRQDLPKDSFIIYQGHHGDVGAPMADILLPGAAYTEKCSTYVNTEGRAQQTKVAVTAPGMAREDWKIIRAISELAGVTLPYNTLDEVRDRLAEVSPNLLRYDDIEEANYFKQANELSKTVNQAVLSGSLVPLQLTVTDFYMTDPISRASQTMAKCVKAVTEGAQAVDEPAIC